CGTGGTGCCGCTACGACAGCCCGTTGTCCATCGCGTAGCGGGCCAGCTCCACCCGGTTGCGGAGGTGGAGTTTGCGGAGGGTGGCGCCGACGTGGTTCTCGACGGTCCGCGGGCTCAGGTACAGGCGCTCGGCGATCTGCCGGGAGCTGAGGCCCTTGGCGACGTAGCGGAGGACCTCGGTCTCACGCTCGGTGAGGGCGGGTGCGTCGTCGGCAGGATCCTTCGCGAGCCGCCGGTATTCGCCGAGCACCAGGCCGGCCAGGCCGGGGGTGAAGACGGTCTGCCCGGCGGCGGTCGCCCGGACGGCGGCGACCAGCTCGGAGCGCTGCGCGCTCTTGACCAGGTATCCGCCGGCACCGGACTTGATCGCCTCCAGGACGTCGTCGCGCTC
The nucleotide sequence above comes from Gordonia sp. PP30. Encoded proteins:
- a CDS encoding response regulator transcription factor; its protein translation is MSDPAPIRVMVVDDHPMWRDGVARDLTDEGFDVVAAADGVQRATEMARAYQPDVVLMDMQLPDGNGAQATVAVLAVSPNSRILVLSASEERDDVLEAIKSGAGGYLVKSAQRSELVAAVRATAAGQTVFTPGLAGLVLGEYRRLAKDPADDAPALTERETEVLRYVAKGLSSRQIAERLYLSPRTVENHVGATLRKLHLRNRVELARYAMDNGLS